The Populus trichocarpa isolate Nisqually-1 chromosome 2, P.trichocarpa_v4.1, whole genome shotgun sequence genome has a window encoding:
- the LOC7481416 gene encoding uncharacterized protein LOC7481416 yields MMGRFVSRERELEVDLESGGTTSDEDRMSDPISANGQAKALLMEAWTVPVGFQGFVNSSSFGEVGAEDVELLIDKNSEGKEGQQKAFVDRKDVEEKHIKKNLRKPPKPPRPPRSLSLDASDQKLMKEITELAMRKRARIERLKALKKMRAAKASSSSSSLSAMFITIIFFLIIIYQELLQRQHD; encoded by the coding sequence ATGATGGGCCGATTCGTTTCGAGAGAAAGGGAGCTTGAAGTTGATCTTGAAAGTGGCGGGACAACCAGTGATGAGGATCGAATGAGCGATCCCATTTCAGCAAATGGACAAGCCAAGGCACTTTTAATGGAGGCATGGACTGTTCCTGTGGGTTTTCAAGGATTTGTGAATTCATCAAGCTTTGGCGAGGTTGGTGCTGAGGATGTGGAATTGTTGATAGACAAGAATTCAGAAGGAAAAGAGGGACAGCAGAAAGCCTTTGTGGATAGGAAGGATGTCGAAGAGAAACATATAAAGAAGAATTTGAGAAAACCTCCCAAGCCACCGAGACCTCCTAGAAGTCTGTCACTGGATGCTTCTGACCAGAAGTTGATGAAAGAAATCACCGAGCTTGCCATGAGAAAACGTGCCAGGATTGAAAGACTTAAAGCGCTAAAGAAGATGAGAGCAGCAAAGGCGTCATCTTCGAGCAGTAGCTTATCTGCCATGTTCATCACAATCATCTTCTTCCTCATTATTATCTATCAAG
- the LOC7460476 gene encoding uncharacterized protein LOC7460476 gives MATRPNPDIDDDFSEIYKEYTGPPSSTVSNAHDREKVNKRSHVDSDEEEETPDPNAVPTDFTSREAKFWEAKSKATERNWKKRKEEEMICKICGESGHFTQGCPSTLGANRKSQDFFERVAARDKHIKALFTEKVIQRIEKDNGCKIKMEEKFIIVSGKDRLILAKGVDAVHKVIKGEGDQKGSSSSHKSRSRSPERSPVGSRLRRSDSQRGHPHDTPQYHQRFGRQDKIMEDHRGDLHKFARGSPQAYGNDGGRSHSSHSKSPARPLYAGNSYGSHDGHSHSTAGFRTTGWDTERRGSDLQSGHRFEYSTFPQTLEELELEHKREAMELARICDKEEDDENYKHRETIREIGENYMQKLAILRSAHTRQWEEFLQQDAQMHQQQPRQPTSVSGFGGYKQHSYSEYDASSATPHYAGTSLTMDSRPRYSNNMENYSSRPHDTYGEFQHPRREAFGKAYNRY, from the exons ATGGCAACACGGCCGAATCCAgatattgatgatgattttaGTGAAATTTACAAGGAGTATACTGGTCCTCCGAGTTCTACTGTCAGTAATGCACATGATAGGGAAAAGGTAAATAAAAGATCTCATGTGGACTCTGATGAGGAAGAGGAAACTCCTGACCCAAATGCTGTCCCAACTGATTTTACGAGCCGAGAAGCTAAGTTTTGGGAAGCTAAATCAAAGGCTACAGAGCGGAAttggaagaagagaaaagaggaagaaatgaTTTGTAAAATATGTGGAGAATCAGGTCATTTTACTCAG GGATGCCCCTCAACTCTTGGGGCAAATCGCAAGTCTCAAGATTTCTTTGAAAGGGTTGCAGCAAGAGACAAGCATATAAAAGCTCTATTTACTGAGAAAGTGATACAGAGGATTGAGAAGGACAACGGTTGCAAAATCAAAATGGAGGAGAAATTTATAATTGTCAGTGGAAAGGATAGGTTAATCTTGGCAAAAGGTGTTGATGCTGTGCACAAGGTGATCAAGGGGGAGGGTGATCAGAAGGGCTCTTCTAGTTCTCACAAGAGTAGATCTAGGTCCCCTGAGAGAAGTCCTGTTGGTTCACGGTTGCGACGCTCTGATTCCCAAAGAGGTCACCCACATGATACACCGCAATATCATCAGAGGTTTGGCAGACAAGATAAGATTATGGAAGACCATCGTGGGGATCTGCATAAATTCGCAAGGGGTTCTCCACAAG CTTATGGTAATGATGGAGGTAGAAGTCACTCAAGCCATTCTAAATCTCCTGCACGTCCCCTTTATGCTGGCAACTCGTATGGTTCACATGATGGTCATAGTCATAGCACAGCTGGTTTTAGAACAACAGGGTGGGATACTGAGAGGCGGGGGTCTGATTTGCAATCAGGCCATCGATTTGAATACTCTACTTTCCCTCAGACGTTAGAAGAACTGGAGCTAGAGCACAAGAGAGAGGCAATGGAACTTGCTAGAATTTGTGAcaaggaagaagatgatgaaaattacAAGCATCGTGAG ACTATCAGGGAAATTGGAGAGAATTACATGCAGAAATTAGCTATTCTAAGAAGTGCACACACAAGACAGTGGGAGGAGTTTCTTCAACAGGATGCCCAAATGCATCAGCAACAGCCTCGGCAGCCAACTTCTGTGTCTGGTTTTGGTGGATATAAACAGCACTCTTATTCTGAATATGATGCTTCTTCAGCCACTCCTCATTATGCTGGAACCAGTTTAACCATGGATTCAAGGCCCAGATACTCAAATAACATGGAAAATTATTCTTCAAGACCTCATGATACATATGGTGAGTTCCAACATCCGAGGCGCGAGGCTTTTGGGAAAGCATACAATCGATACTAA